In one Cygnus atratus isolate AKBS03 ecotype Queensland, Australia chromosome 14, CAtr_DNAZoo_HiC_assembly, whole genome shotgun sequence genomic region, the following are encoded:
- the DUSP1 gene encoding dual specificity protein phosphatase 1, whose product MVNLRVCALECEALRGLLQERAAQCLVLDCRSFFSFNAAHIRGSCNVRLSTIVRRRAKGALALEHVVPNEELRARLRQGLVHTVVLLDERSADLELPKRDSTLLLALGTLCREARGARICFLKGGYEAFSAACPELCTKPAAPTGLSLPLSASSARGSADSGCSSCGTPLYDQGGPVEILPFLYLGSAYHASRKDMLDALGITALINVSANCPNHFEGHYQYKSIPVEDNHKADISSWFNEAIDFIDSVKNDGGRVFVHCQAGISRSATICLAYLMRTNRVKLDEAFEFVKQRRSIISPNFSFMGQLLQFESQVLAPNCSAEAGSPAMSVLDRGASTTTVFNFPVSIPVHTSSSALSYLQSPITTSPSC is encoded by the exons aTGGTGAACCTGCGGGTGTGCGCGCTGGAGTGCGAGGCGCTgcgggggctgctgcaggagcgcGCCGCgcagtgcctggtgctggaCTGCcgctccttcttctccttcaaCGCGGCGCACATCCGCGGCTCCTGCAACGTGCGCCTCAGCACCATCGTCCGCCGCCGGGCGAAGGGAGCCCTGGCCCTGGAGCACGTCGTCCCCAACGAGGAGCTCCGCGCCCGCCTGCGCCAGGGGCTGGTGCACACCGTGGTGCTGCTGGACGAGCGCAGCGCCGACCTGGAGCTGCCCAAGCGGGacagcaccctgctgctggccctcgGCACCCTCTGCAGGGAAGCCCGCGGCGCCCGCATCTGCTTTCTCAAGG GAGGTTACGAAGCTTTCTCGGCCGCCTGCCCCGAGCTGTGCACCAAGCCGGCCGCCCCCACCGGACTCAGCCTCCCCCTGAGCGCCAGCAGCGCCCGCGGCAGCGCCGACTCGGGGTGCAGCTCCTGCGGCACCCCCCTGTACGACCAG GGTGGCCCCGTGGAAATCCTGCCGTTCCTCTACTTGGGCAGCGCGTACCATGCCTCCCGGAAGGACATGCTGGATGCCTTGGGGATCACGGCGCTGATCAACGTCTCGGCCAACTGCCCCAACCACTTCGAAGGGCACTACCAGTACAAGAGTATCCCGGTGGAGGACAACCACAAGGCGGATATCAGCTCCTGGTTTAATGAGGCGATTGATTTCATAG acTCTGTTAAAAACGATGGAGGAAGGGTGTTCGTGCACTGCCAGGCTGGCATTTCACGGTCAGCAACCATCTGCCTTGCTTATCTCATGAGGACCAACAGAGTCAAGCTGGATGAAGCCTTTGAGTTTGTGAAGCAGAGAAGGAGCATCATCTCCCCAAACTTCAGCTTcatggggcagctgctccaGTTTGAGTCGCAGGTCCTTGCCCCCAACTGCTCAGCAGAAGCTGGGAGCCCCGCTATGTCAGTATTGGACAGAGGAGCATCGACCACCACAGTCTTTAACTTTCCAGTCTCCATCCCTGTTCACACCTCATCCAGTGCTTTAAGCTACCTTCAGAGTCCCATCACCACTTCCCCGAGCTGCTGA